The following proteins come from a genomic window of Pyxidicoccus sp. MSG2:
- a CDS encoding FlgD immunoglobulin-like domain containing protein — translation MRRVIVMLLVLLGSTAQAQSSGPYNQLVKTRNVFYWEDVVQYRIPVGGSCAVSSFSPSSPAAVISPASNDPRTVTQSQGFLRPISGCGFGDSDGDGRYEVYQDVGANSLMDLGRRTVECETIWVDFANCWSANYPPCNVMCNSLAPRYTVYHATTTYFTVNSAPTANITRTPTSPAWNSLVTLRSNASDPDSGSITHRWSVSKRPAGSTSQLVNASSATPTITFTSDKDIGAWEFKLEVDDNEGEMKTFLHGFTVPNVPPGFTITGPTQVVVNQPIPLGVSSTQDTDGGNLTFTWDILVAPTGASQQPRNGYSTASSISLPTARADIGTWRFKVTGRDNEGAELSQEIVVEVINSKPRIELSAPTQVPEGTALHLTTAVTEDDDGGALQLKWEALQAPASAGMSVPVILSQSAALDLGPSTAKAGTWVFRLTATDDEGESIQREARVLVDGQPVASIASTPATYRNGEGVLRIDGTASVDPDSPCPDQPLGCHLTAGQPVVLSPGLTYEWWVGSTVNDVPLSKASTVFPYDLDFNPTLSFLNTVLPDGQWDFELRVRDGEGHEARRMVSIDILPPFIPPEARVSAPVPRIEVDVNQRVATQDLWLSASQSRDADNGTRWSPAPFGAGITDYQWTAIPPSLACTPPTLPHSSAVALFPAGTVIPPACQGIWTVQLTVVDDDPTPKSASANIQVAVGNCASNVCLDAPSTLFPDTIYGEQTVGPLIGFHIDSALYDVPQVADGGFVRMALLPTGTTSVFYMQDIGAITQPGRGQVLLTTWDGRSNAGVRGSGRYDLVLSIFDANGTLMASNAWPRVITVEAAAAQVSSASDTHLRLESVQQSAGAQATFKVDVSGTLASLQELRWQVKNAAGTSVASGTAPGGSASQYTFTWNGRNGGTAVPAGVYTLRVDCIRNGATVTSTPGYTFYVYSLALDPVVALPSEPGTTGWVHLEGSPSAAAVTAGNFATARLRMTPVRVKLSPAEAGGTLTLAVSDATSDVRGNAASIELFEDSAGPIPVARPKSWSVGSTTATGVRMLAYGNGPSGDALLKLAYTVGGRTLAEDTVRYQVARPPASAGVATLTAAPYFFPERTFNTGEPVRAGFDTRAYAERQGASARVYVVAHRTQAQWAANPSLVDVAGGPRLVTLGGSSGGVNITDLGISLPEGTYDVVYDFGNFSRDSGGFTHDGRLDPGDVLVSPRGAPAAVVKASLVAAGPMPISTFEYGTAVAPPPTVTVPNGYDGLNVGAPQPFRLRGRVVHPTDMSVSRPLVVFVHGNHTPLHLGELDSAGNLVLVRVAATLTSDENYRGYAYLQEHLAKRGYVTLSVDQDEMSGAGDPYPEILSPGILLRAWVTLKNIEYLVTHAASLGTGSLSGRIDLSRIYLVGHSRGGEAVQVMLSQLKHLAGTVSQPGIVPPGGTLMAALQPSGIKGIVSLSPVTFVLENGGFAAPDVPYFLLYGSADGDVNGAFPTVMPFRHYDRATGNRFALRLMGGNHNAFNTSWGYSDATEMIGCMGVPGCDVTNLVRMALPEPVQPTAELVPAADQRTVATAYLTAFLAAVNDADPGALEYFLEPPSQLRPTGVPSTLRLLSQSQLRTGATSRTIDNYEVNPSQTLSSTGQPVSFTVTGTQERLLLDRNLASEVEVENRFFNETQGVLFSWAAQAAYEFTLAPGDRNLGWARSLNLRVAQQPLRGAPGQSSFQVELEDASGRTQAVSVRLKDFVAPVSLAAIWSPRQLKQDGSANPLAQRHDTTSGAFQTYRLPLDAFDVSALNLGNITKVRLRLGEAGEASSGTLAVDDVEIEYP, via the coding sequence ATGCGCCGTGTAATCGTGATGCTGCTCGTGCTCCTGGGGAGCACGGCCCAGGCGCAGTCCTCGGGTCCCTATAACCAACTGGTGAAGACCCGGAACGTCTTCTACTGGGAAGACGTCGTCCAGTACCGGATTCCCGTGGGCGGAAGCTGCGCGGTGAGCTCCTTCAGCCCGTCGAGCCCCGCCGCCGTCATCTCGCCCGCGAGCAACGACCCACGGACGGTGACCCAAAGCCAGGGCTTCCTGCGCCCCATCAGCGGATGTGGCTTCGGTGACTCCGACGGAGACGGACGCTACGAGGTGTATCAGGACGTCGGCGCGAACTCGCTGATGGACCTGGGGCGCCGCACCGTGGAGTGCGAGACCATCTGGGTGGACTTCGCGAACTGCTGGTCGGCGAACTACCCCCCGTGCAACGTCATGTGCAACTCGTTGGCCCCCCGATACACGGTGTATCACGCGACGACCACCTACTTCACGGTCAACAGCGCGCCGACCGCCAACATCACACGCACGCCGACGTCTCCCGCCTGGAACTCGCTGGTGACGCTGAGGTCCAACGCCTCGGACCCGGACTCCGGCTCCATCACCCACCGCTGGAGCGTGTCGAAGCGTCCGGCGGGCTCCACCTCCCAGCTGGTGAACGCGTCCTCGGCGACGCCCACCATCACCTTCACCAGCGACAAGGACATCGGGGCCTGGGAGTTCAAGCTGGAGGTGGACGACAACGAGGGCGAGATGAAGACGTTCCTGCACGGCTTCACCGTGCCCAACGTCCCGCCTGGCTTCACCATCACCGGCCCCACGCAGGTGGTGGTGAACCAGCCCATCCCGCTCGGTGTCTCCAGCACCCAGGACACGGACGGCGGCAACCTGACCTTCACCTGGGACATCCTCGTGGCGCCGACGGGCGCCTCCCAGCAGCCTCGGAATGGCTACTCCACGGCCTCGAGCATCTCGCTGCCCACGGCGCGCGCAGACATCGGCACCTGGCGGTTCAAGGTGACGGGGCGCGACAACGAGGGGGCGGAGCTCTCCCAGGAAATCGTCGTCGAGGTCATCAACTCGAAGCCGCGCATCGAGCTCAGCGCGCCCACGCAGGTACCCGAGGGCACGGCCCTCCACCTGACCACGGCCGTGACGGAAGACGACGACGGCGGCGCGCTCCAGCTCAAGTGGGAGGCCCTCCAGGCGCCGGCCTCGGCGGGGATGTCCGTCCCCGTCATCCTTTCCCAGTCCGCGGCGCTGGACCTCGGCCCTTCGACCGCGAAGGCGGGCACCTGGGTGTTCCGCCTGACGGCGACGGATGACGAGGGCGAGAGCATCCAGCGCGAGGCCCGGGTGCTCGTGGACGGGCAGCCCGTCGCGTCCATCGCCTCCACCCCGGCCACCTACCGCAACGGCGAGGGCGTGCTGCGCATCGACGGCACCGCCTCCGTCGACCCCGACTCACCGTGCCCCGACCAGCCCCTGGGCTGCCACCTCACCGCGGGGCAGCCGGTGGTGCTCTCGCCGGGCCTGACGTACGAGTGGTGGGTGGGGAGCACCGTCAACGACGTGCCGCTGTCCAAGGCGAGCACCGTGTTCCCCTACGATTTGGACTTCAACCCGACCCTCAGCTTCCTGAACACCGTCCTTCCCGACGGTCAGTGGGACTTCGAGCTGCGCGTGCGCGACGGCGAGGGCCATGAGGCCCGCCGCATGGTGAGCATCGACATCCTTCCCCCGTTCATCCCTCCGGAGGCGCGCGTCTCCGCGCCGGTGCCGCGCATCGAGGTGGACGTCAACCAGCGCGTGGCCACACAGGACCTCTGGCTGAGCGCCTCGCAGAGCCGCGATGCGGACAACGGAACGCGGTGGAGCCCGGCTCCGTTCGGCGCGGGCATCACCGACTACCAGTGGACCGCCATTCCCCCGTCCCTGGCGTGCACGCCGCCCACGCTCCCGCACAGCAGCGCCGTCGCCCTGTTCCCGGCCGGCACCGTCATTCCGCCCGCGTGCCAGGGCATCTGGACGGTCCAGCTGACCGTGGTCGATGACGACCCCACGCCGAAGAGTGCCTCGGCGAACATCCAGGTCGCCGTGGGCAACTGCGCCTCGAATGTCTGCCTGGACGCCCCGTCGACGCTGTTCCCCGATACCATCTACGGGGAGCAGACGGTGGGTCCGCTCATCGGCTTCCACATCGACTCGGCGCTCTACGACGTGCCGCAGGTCGCCGACGGGGGCTTCGTCCGGATGGCCCTGCTGCCGACGGGAACGACCAGCGTCTTCTACATGCAGGACATCGGCGCCATCACCCAGCCCGGGCGCGGGCAGGTCCTCCTGACCACGTGGGATGGGCGGTCCAATGCGGGGGTGCGCGGCTCGGGCCGCTATGACCTGGTGCTGAGCATCTTCGACGCCAACGGCACGCTGATGGCCAGCAACGCCTGGCCGCGCGTCATCACCGTCGAGGCGGCGGCGGCGCAGGTCTCCTCCGCCAGCGACACACACCTGCGACTCGAGTCCGTCCAGCAGTCGGCGGGGGCGCAGGCCACCTTCAAGGTGGACGTGTCCGGCACGCTGGCGTCGCTCCAGGAGCTGCGCTGGCAGGTGAAGAACGCGGCGGGAACCTCCGTCGCCAGCGGCACCGCCCCGGGCGGCAGCGCTTCCCAGTACACCTTCACCTGGAATGGCAGGAACGGCGGCACCGCGGTGCCCGCGGGCGTCTACACGCTCCGGGTCGACTGCATCCGGAACGGGGCCACCGTCACCTCCACGCCGGGATACACGTTCTACGTCTACTCCCTGGCGCTCGACCCGGTGGTGGCGCTTCCCTCCGAGCCCGGGACCACGGGCTGGGTCCACCTGGAAGGCAGCCCCTCGGCGGCGGCCGTCACCGCTGGCAACTTCGCGACGGCCCGGCTGCGCATGACGCCGGTGCGCGTGAAGCTCAGCCCTGCCGAGGCGGGAGGTACGCTGACGCTCGCGGTGTCCGACGCCACGTCGGACGTGCGGGGCAATGCCGCGAGCATCGAGCTGTTCGAGGACTCGGCCGGGCCCATCCCCGTGGCCCGTCCGAAGAGCTGGAGCGTGGGCAGCACGACGGCGACGGGCGTCCGGATGCTGGCCTACGGCAACGGGCCCTCGGGCGATGCTCTGCTGAAGCTCGCGTACACGGTGGGTGGGCGGACCCTCGCCGAGGACACCGTGCGCTACCAGGTCGCCCGGCCTCCCGCCAGCGCGGGTGTGGCGACCCTCACGGCGGCGCCGTACTTCTTCCCCGAGCGGACGTTCAACACCGGCGAGCCGGTGCGCGCCGGCTTCGACACCCGCGCGTACGCCGAGCGGCAGGGTGCCTCTGCCCGCGTGTACGTCGTGGCGCACCGGACGCAGGCGCAGTGGGCCGCGAACCCGAGCCTCGTCGACGTGGCGGGTGGGCCGCGGCTCGTGACGCTCGGAGGCTCGTCTGGCGGGGTGAACATCACGGACCTGGGTATCTCGCTGCCCGAGGGGACGTACGACGTGGTCTACGACTTCGGGAACTTCTCCCGCGACAGTGGCGGGTTCACACACGACGGTCGCCTGGACCCGGGTGACGTGCTCGTGAGCCCGCGGGGAGCGCCCGCCGCCGTGGTGAAGGCCTCTCTCGTGGCGGCCGGGCCCATGCCCATCAGCACCTTCGAGTACGGCACGGCGGTGGCCCCGCCTCCGACGGTGACGGTGCCGAACGGCTATGACGGGCTCAACGTGGGAGCGCCCCAGCCCTTCCGGCTGCGGGGCCGGGTCGTCCACCCCACCGACATGAGCGTGAGCCGCCCCCTCGTCGTCTTCGTGCACGGCAACCACACTCCGCTGCACCTGGGCGAGCTGGACAGCGCCGGCAACCTCGTGCTGGTCCGCGTCGCGGCGACGTTGACGTCCGACGAGAACTACCGGGGCTATGCCTACCTCCAGGAGCACCTGGCGAAGCGCGGCTACGTGACGCTGAGCGTGGACCAGGACGAGATGTCGGGCGCCGGAGACCCGTACCCGGAGATATTGAGCCCCGGCATCCTCCTGCGCGCCTGGGTCACCCTGAAGAACATCGAGTACCTCGTCACCCACGCCGCGTCGCTGGGCACGGGGAGCCTGAGCGGCCGCATCGACCTCAGCCGCATCTACCTCGTCGGGCACTCGCGCGGCGGTGAGGCGGTGCAGGTGATGCTCTCGCAGCTCAAGCACCTCGCGGGGACGGTGTCCCAGCCTGGAATCGTCCCGCCGGGCGGCACGCTGATGGCCGCGCTGCAGCCCTCCGGCATCAAGGGCATCGTGAGCCTGTCGCCGGTCACCTTCGTCCTGGAGAACGGCGGCTTCGCGGCTCCGGATGTGCCCTACTTCCTGCTGTATGGAAGCGCCGACGGCGACGTCAACGGAGCATTCCCCACCGTGATGCCATTCCGCCACTATGACCGGGCCACGGGCAACCGCTTCGCCCTGCGGCTGATGGGAGGCAATCACAACGCCTTCAACACCAGCTGGGGCTACAGCGACGCGACCGAGATGATTGGCTGCATGGGGGTGCCCGGCTGCGACGTGACCAACCTCGTCAGGATGGCCCTCCCCGAGCCGGTGCAGCCCACCGCGGAGCTCGTCCCCGCCGCGGACCAGCGGACCGTCGCGACGGCGTACCTGACGGCCTTCCTCGCGGCGGTGAACGACGCGGACCCGGGCGCGTTGGAGTACTTCCTGGAGCCGCCCTCCCAGCTGCGGCCCACGGGGGTGCCTTCGACGCTCCGGCTCCTCTCCCAGTCCCAGCTGCGCACCGGCGCGACGTCGCGGACCATCGACAACTACGAGGTCAATCCGAGCCAGACGCTGTCCAGCACCGGCCAGCCGGTGTCCTTCACGGTGACGGGCACGCAGGAGCGCCTGTTGCTGGACCGCAACCTGGCATCGGAGGTGGAGGTGGAGAACCGCTTCTTCAACGAGACGCAGGGCGTCCTCTTCTCCTGGGCAGCTCAGGCGGCGTACGAGTTCACGCTGGCCCCGGGCGACAGGAACCTGGGCTGGGCGCGCTCGCTCAACCTCCGGGTGGCCCAGCAGCCGCTGCGCGGCGCTCCCGGTCAGAGCAGCTTCCAGGTCGAGCTGGAGGATGCCTCGGGCCGCACCCAGGCGGTGTCCGTCCGCCTGAAGGACTTCGTGGCCCCGGTGTCGTTGGCGGCCATCTGGTCGCCTCGCCAACTGAAGCAGGACGGCAGCGCCAATCCGTTGGCCCAGAGGCATGACACGACTTCTGGCGCGTTCCAGACCTACCGTCTGCCCCTGGACGCGTTCGATGTGTCTGCCCTGAACCTCGGAAACATCACCAAGGTCCGCCTGCGGCTCGGTGAGGCCGGCGAGGCCTCGTCCGGCACCCTGGCGGTCGATGACGTGGAGATTGAATACCCATGA
- a CDS encoding PA14 domain-containing protein: MPCLCSRVVPPRRSILATAVARCWSRGLSLGVCLAALSTGPALAGAPEAARAEAPAVPGQFLIKFRAGSRAADKAALLRENGGAFFHRSEALDIDAAEFPALKAASPRAAEALLNALRRHPSVEAVEPNYIYQLAYTPNDPYANPATQGNVDYQWNLATVQAYSAWDITQGSSSVIIAIVDTGIQLNHPDLAAKMLAGYDFIAPGTPPSNDSQSEDHGTRVAGVAAAVTNNGTGVAGMCPQCLILPVRVFSTSGATATSISDGIIWAANQGARVMNLSFAGPSNSFAIENAINYAWGKGAFMACAAGNDNTSVKMYPAASANCFAVTASKGDDSRYTWNGGGVTYGTWVHVAAPGDYLRTTDVGSGYANQSWSSISAPNVAGLAGLLASQGLTNQQIKDRICATADRTATTGTDWSCGRINAARAVSAGGSGTGLRGEYFADPYLSTQNLRVTRTDATVNFDWGGGSPDASLGDVFSARWTGQVLTTGSGGAYNFCTVADDGVRLWVNGALVIDRWFYRSPIEDCVNVTLNAGQRYDVKMEFYDAGGLAQAKLLWTPPGGAKAAIPQSQLFPATSTVGSGLKGQYYADQSLDNANLKVTRTDATVNFDWGGGSPDASLGDVFSARWTGQVLTTGSGGTYTFCTVADDGVRLWVNGALVVDRWFYRSPIEDCVNVTLNASQRYDVKMEFYDAGGQSQAKLLWTPPGGAKAAIPQSQLFPAP; encoded by the coding sequence ATGCCGTGCCTATGCTCCCGGGTCGTTCCCCCGAGGAGGTCTATCTTGGCAACAGCCGTTGCGAGGTGTTGGTCCCGCGGTCTGTCCTTAGGCGTCTGTCTTGCGGCGCTCTCCACCGGGCCCGCGCTGGCTGGCGCACCGGAGGCCGCGAGAGCGGAGGCCCCCGCGGTGCCGGGGCAGTTCCTCATCAAGTTCCGGGCAGGCTCACGTGCCGCCGACAAGGCGGCGCTGCTCCGGGAGAACGGCGGTGCGTTCTTCCACCGCAGCGAGGCGCTGGACATCGACGCCGCCGAGTTCCCCGCGCTGAAGGCAGCGTCCCCGCGCGCGGCGGAGGCCCTGCTGAACGCACTGCGGCGCCATCCGTCCGTGGAGGCAGTGGAGCCGAACTACATCTATCAGCTCGCCTATACGCCGAATGACCCGTACGCCAATCCGGCGACGCAGGGGAACGTCGACTACCAGTGGAACCTGGCGACGGTGCAGGCGTACAGCGCCTGGGACATCACGCAGGGCAGCTCCAGCGTCATCATCGCCATCGTGGACACCGGCATCCAGCTCAACCACCCGGACCTCGCGGCGAAGATGCTGGCCGGCTACGACTTCATCGCGCCGGGCACGCCGCCGAGCAATGACAGTCAGAGCGAGGACCATGGCACGCGTGTGGCGGGCGTGGCCGCCGCGGTGACGAACAACGGCACGGGTGTGGCGGGCATGTGCCCGCAGTGCCTCATCCTTCCGGTGCGTGTCTTTTCGACTTCTGGGGCCACCGCCACCAGCATCAGCGACGGCATCATCTGGGCGGCCAACCAGGGTGCCAGGGTGATGAACCTGAGCTTCGCTGGCCCGTCCAACTCCTTCGCCATCGAGAACGCCATCAACTACGCGTGGGGAAAGGGCGCCTTCATGGCGTGCGCGGCTGGCAACGACAACACCTCGGTGAAGATGTACCCGGCCGCGTCCGCCAACTGCTTCGCGGTGACGGCCAGCAAGGGCGATGACAGCCGCTACACCTGGAATGGCGGCGGTGTTACCTACGGCACGTGGGTGCACGTGGCGGCACCGGGGGACTACCTGCGCACCACGGACGTGGGCAGCGGCTATGCGAATCAGAGCTGGTCTTCCATCTCTGCACCCAACGTGGCGGGCCTGGCGGGACTGCTTGCCTCACAGGGGCTCACCAACCAGCAGATCAAGGACCGCATCTGTGCCACCGCGGACCGCACGGCCACCACCGGCACGGACTGGAGCTGCGGGCGCATCAACGCCGCGCGCGCCGTCAGTGCCGGTGGGAGTGGCACCGGGCTGAGGGGCGAGTACTTCGCCGACCCGTATCTCTCCACGCAGAACCTGAGGGTGACGCGCACGGATGCCACGGTGAACTTCGACTGGGGTGGCGGCTCTCCGGATGCGTCCCTGGGGGATGTCTTCTCCGCGCGGTGGACGGGGCAGGTGCTGACGACGGGCAGCGGCGGGGCGTACAACTTCTGTACCGTGGCCGATGACGGCGTGCGTCTGTGGGTGAATGGCGCGCTCGTCATCGACCGATGGTTCTATCGGTCCCCGATTGAAGACTGCGTGAATGTCACGCTCAACGCGGGCCAGCGCTACGACGTGAAGATGGAGTTCTACGACGCGGGTGGGCTGGCCCAGGCGAAGCTGCTGTGGACGCCGCCAGGTGGGGCCAAGGCCGCCATTCCGCAGAGCCAGCTCTTCCCTGCCACCAGCACCGTGGGGTCGGGACTGAAGGGCCAGTACTACGCGGACCAGTCCCTGGACAATGCGAACCTGAAGGTGACGCGCACGGATGCCACGGTGAACTTCGACTGGGGCGGTGGCTCTCCGGACGCGTCCCTGGGGGATGTCTTCTCCGCACGGTGGACGGGGCAGGTGCTGACGACGGGCAGCGGCGGGACGTACACGTTCTGCACCGTGGCCGATGACGGCGTGCGTCTGTGGGTGAACGGCGCGCTCGTCGTCGACCGATGGTTCTATCGGTCCCCGATTGAAGACTGCGTGAATGTCACGCTCAACGCGAGCCAGCGCTACGACGTGAAGATGGAGTTCTACGACGCGGGCGGGCAGTCCCAGGCGAAGCTGCTGTGGACGCCGCCAGGTGGGGCCAAGGCCGCCATCCCGCAGAGCCAGCTCTTCCCGGCGCCGTAG
- a CDS encoding peptidylprolyl isomerase gives MWPLSQLQLGLGGTVAGLSLAAWVAAAEAEPRAQTSSDAVATVDGHAVSRSRFQRLLTARRAEHGGSVEPGTAADLALSAQVSSQLVDEQLIENAAQKAGVGVTEQEVDAALDACSRHLGGPSGLRTLIDARFSDIAELRTQLRIALLFERTAGVQSQAELPESAVQELYERTVGAFAVPEFTLEETTIQLQASDDADAVARKQSQATATREALAGGKRAGQGAASPRVRRVSEAELTPELRDALRDAQEGALTPVLRTAEGFTVVRLVKRHPAVRPAYAAVREGLVEELQRLSQKARAREFMEALRKGADIQDAAGARQTTSLKASPDVRPDALGQLATVGDAPRPGAATQPPVLMPAPASLRRADALPKQCGNWTLVGEVVP, from the coding sequence GTGTGGCCCTTATCGCAACTGCAGTTGGGGCTGGGAGGCACGGTCGCGGGTCTCTCGCTCGCGGCCTGGGTGGCTGCCGCGGAGGCGGAGCCTCGGGCCCAGACATCTTCGGATGCGGTGGCCACGGTGGATGGCCACGCGGTGTCCCGGAGCCGCTTCCAGCGGTTGCTCACCGCGCGCAGGGCGGAGCATGGCGGAAGCGTGGAGCCTGGGACGGCGGCGGACCTGGCGCTGAGCGCGCAGGTCTCCTCCCAGTTGGTGGACGAGCAGCTCATCGAGAACGCCGCCCAGAAGGCCGGCGTGGGGGTGACGGAGCAGGAAGTCGACGCCGCGCTGGATGCGTGCTCGCGACACCTGGGCGGGCCCTCCGGCCTGCGCACGCTGATTGATGCCCGATTCTCGGACATCGCCGAGCTGCGGACCCAGCTGCGAATCGCGCTCCTCTTCGAGCGCACGGCCGGCGTGCAGTCCCAGGCGGAGCTGCCGGAGTCCGCGGTGCAGGAGCTCTACGAGCGGACCGTGGGCGCGTTCGCGGTCCCCGAGTTCACCCTCGAGGAGACGACGATTCAGCTCCAGGCCTCGGATGATGCGGACGCCGTGGCGCGCAAGCAGTCCCAGGCCACCGCGACGCGCGAGGCGTTGGCCGGTGGGAAGCGGGCCGGCCAGGGCGCGGCCTCGCCACGGGTGCGACGGGTGTCGGAGGCGGAGCTCACACCCGAGCTCCGCGACGCGCTGAGGGACGCCCAGGAGGGCGCGCTCACGCCAGTCCTCCGGACCGCCGAGGGCTTCACGGTGGTCCGGCTGGTGAAGCGGCACCCCGCCGTGCGGCCCGCCTATGCCGCCGTGCGCGAGGGGCTCGTCGAAGAGCTCCAGCGCCTGTCCCAGAAGGCGCGGGCGCGGGAGTTCATGGAGGCGCTGCGCAAGGGCGCGGACATCCAGGATGCAGCGGGCGCCCGCCAGACCACTTCGCTGAAGGCCTCGCCGGACGTTCGCCCGGACGCGCTCGGGCAGCTCGCGACGGTGGGTGACGCCCCCCGGCCGGGGGCCGCGACACAACCTCCCGTCCTCATGCCCGCGCCTGCCTCGCTGCGCCGGGCGGATGCGCTTCCGAAACAGTGTGGCAACTGGACGCTGGTGGGGGAGGTGGTGCCGTGA
- a CDS encoding tail fiber domain-containing protein has protein sequence MTDPYIKAEPGDPILSEHWNTVQVRTIEALRTHTHLGGDDGKKLGGGSIDPETTLSVKQVNVSTTLAASQLTVSSALTVKGINVADRLTGLGTEKLNVTGGTVSGALSVTGNVGVGTATPNKQLTVNYTRGDNHAPMEVRGPGNAVWGVGLVVRTTGSVDGAAILLRSREKSWQLRGESGATATGFQITENGGDIEYGQGYGTPRLHISAGGNVGIGTTSPQSMLHIVSTTSVLARIEAGGAGGWAELDLYSTFGTANQRNWNLAAQGGGGFAIRMLSDARGWVMTPLHIDTGGTVFATRNLQVQGDLYAANSAMYFTKTDHEHSGIGNTQGYAAIENASNYGALMILGRTTPSGRIVKLWDRLEVIGKTYSSGGYEGSDLRLKRDITPMEGALEKVLKLRATCFRMVESRDESPQIGLIAQEVEEVFPEVIDEGPGGMKGINYARLVAPLIEAIKAQQHQLDALRAALRAATKENPA, from the coding sequence ATGACCGACCCGTACATCAAGGCCGAACCCGGAGACCCCATCCTCTCCGAGCACTGGAACACCGTGCAGGTGCGGACGATTGAAGCGCTCCGCACGCACACCCACCTGGGAGGGGATGACGGCAAGAAGCTGGGCGGCGGCAGCATCGACCCGGAGACCACGCTGTCGGTGAAGCAGGTCAACGTCTCGACCACCCTCGCGGCGAGCCAGCTCACCGTCTCGTCCGCGTTGACGGTGAAGGGCATCAACGTGGCCGACAGGCTCACCGGCCTGGGGACTGAGAAGCTCAACGTCACGGGAGGCACCGTCTCCGGCGCGTTGTCGGTGACGGGCAACGTCGGGGTCGGGACGGCGACTCCCAACAAGCAGCTCACCGTCAACTATACCCGGGGCGACAACCACGCCCCCATGGAGGTGCGGGGGCCCGGGAACGCCGTCTGGGGAGTCGGGCTCGTGGTGCGGACCACGGGCAGCGTCGACGGCGCGGCCATCCTGCTCCGCAGCCGCGAGAAGAGCTGGCAGCTGCGTGGCGAGTCAGGAGCCACCGCCACCGGGTTCCAGATCACGGAGAATGGCGGGGACATCGAGTACGGCCAGGGATACGGAACCCCCCGGCTCCACATCAGCGCGGGAGGCAACGTCGGCATCGGGACGACCTCCCCCCAGAGCATGCTCCATATCGTCTCGACGACCAGCGTCCTGGCCCGCATCGAGGCGGGCGGCGCGGGAGGCTGGGCCGAGCTCGACCTCTACAGCACGTTCGGCACGGCGAATCAGAGGAATTGGAACCTCGCCGCGCAAGGAGGAGGTGGCTTCGCGATCCGCATGCTCTCGGACGCGAGAGGCTGGGTGATGACCCCGCTGCACATCGATACGGGTGGCACGGTGTTCGCCACCAGGAACCTCCAGGTCCAGGGCGACCTCTACGCCGCCAACTCGGCCATGTATTTCACCAAGACGGACCACGAACACAGCGGCATCGGCAACACCCAGGGTTACGCGGCCATCGAGAACGCCAGCAACTACGGTGCCCTGATGATCCTGGGCCGCACGACCCCCAGCGGCCGCATCGTCAAGCTCTGGGACCGCCTGGAAGTCATCGGCAAGACCTATTCGAGTGGCGGATACGAAGGCTCGGATCTCCGCCTCAAGCGAGACATCACCCCGATGGAAGGCGCGCTGGAGAAGGTCCTGAAGCTGCGCGCGACATGCTTCCGGATGGTGGAGTCCAGGGACGAGTCCCCGCAAATCGGCCTCATCGCCCAGGAGGTGGAGGAAGTCTTCCCCGAGGTCATCGACGAGGGGCCGGGCGGGATGAAAGGCATCAACTACGCTCGACTCGTCGCCCCGCTCATCGAGGCCATCAAGGCCCAGCAGCACCAACTCGACGCATTGCGCGCCGCGCTGCGGGCCGCCACGAAGGAGAACCCCGCATGA
- a CDS encoding tetratricopeptide repeat protein produces MALEFAPERADAWANWGIVALLQKDTAKAKQRLLHALRYNPDHLRAHANLGMTYLEEGDYAQARESFRKALRVDPDNLHAHYHLGLTLLKQDKAAEARKEFDAVLAANPDVASAHQALGVLDHAERNLEGAFQHLSRATQLTPDASDAWMELGTVLLDLRRFSEAEAAFGSCVRLQETDIGCRDGLEKARSAAAP; encoded by the coding sequence ATGGCGCTGGAGTTCGCGCCCGAGCGCGCGGACGCGTGGGCCAATTGGGGCATCGTCGCGCTCCTGCAGAAGGACACCGCGAAGGCGAAGCAGCGCCTCCTCCATGCGCTGCGGTACAACCCAGACCACCTGCGGGCGCATGCAAACCTGGGCATGACCTACCTGGAGGAGGGCGACTACGCGCAGGCGCGGGAGAGCTTCCGGAAGGCTCTGCGGGTGGACCCTGACAACCTCCACGCGCACTACCACCTGGGGTTGACCCTCTTGAAGCAGGACAAGGCAGCGGAGGCTCGGAAGGAATTCGACGCCGTGCTGGCCGCCAACCCCGACGTGGCCAGTGCCCACCAGGCCCTGGGCGTCCTGGACCATGCGGAGCGGAACCTGGAGGGCGCCTTCCAGCACCTCTCCCGGGCCACGCAGCTCACGCCGGATGCGAGTGACGCCTGGATGGAGCTGGGCACGGTGCTGTTGGACCTGCGCCGCTTCAGCGAGGCGGAAGCGGCCTTTGGCAGCTGCGTGCGTTTGCAGGAGACGGACATCGGCTGCCGCGACGGCCTGGAGAAGGCACGGAGCGCGGCGGCTCCGTGA